In Methanomicrobium antiquum, one DNA window encodes the following:
- a CDS encoding DUF120 domain-containing protein yields the protein MVSAEDLLFLKKIGLVGGLNGQVFGSSQKVADSFNMTAMTVSRRLAALEKENLIIRNVRPDGQYFSITRAGEDLLKKEYVDYKKLFEDNAGVLWIEGEVISGLGEGRYYVSIPGYVKQFREKLGFEPYPGTLNIRIDPAGVSTRKKAELHGWVDIDGFTDDDRTFGSARCLLCRINGYRCAIIVPGRSHYPDDIIEVISEVRLREKLNLTDGSRIKVEVCLT from the coding sequence ATGGTTAGTGCTGAAGATCTCCTGTTTCTGAAAAAAATTGGACTTGTGGGCGGTCTTAACGGACAAGTTTTTGGTTCCTCACAAAAGGTTGCTGATTCCTTTAATATGACTGCCATGACTGTTTCACGCCGTCTGGCGGCTCTTGAGAAAGAGAATCTTATAATCCGTAATGTAAGACCTGATGGTCAGTATTTTTCAATAACAAGAGCCGGTGAAGATCTGCTTAAAAAAGAGTATGTCGATTATAAAAAACTCTTTGAAGACAACGCCGGTGTGTTATGGATCGAAGGTGAAGTGATAAGCGGGCTTGGAGAAGGGCGTTATTATGTAAGCATTCCCGGATATGTAAAACAATTCCGTGAAAAGCTTGGGTTTGAGCCGTATCCCGGGACTCTTAACATCAGAATTGATCCCGCAGGAGTTTCGACAAGAAAAAAGGCCGAGCTTCATGGATGGGTTGATATTGATGGTTTTACTGACGATGACAGAACCTTTGGAAGTGCCAGATGCCTTTTATGCAGAATTAATGGCTACAGGTGCGCAATAATAGTTCCCGGAAGATCACACTATCCTGATGATATAATAGAAGTAATTTCTGAAGTTCGTCTTCGTGAGAAGCTGAATCTTACAGATGGAAGTCGCATAAAAGTTGAGGTTTGTCTAACATGA
- a CDS encoding M48 family metallopeptidase has translation MKYEGIEVEVVRKPVKNIRLSVLSSCLIRVVAPEGYDVNPLLEEKKDWILKHIEKRSDIFNKYSENSYKMLYCGQYFKLKSEDSLNRCFFDYEVMTVSYTSVSSFRTFLQKKLKDDLENRLSVISKEMGLSHGKFSIRKQKTRWASCSSQKTLNFNLRLAALPPHLRDYIIIHELSHIEEHNHSKNFWRIVERFCPKYRECKKELSEYWIMIETNQIWKAVLE, from the coding sequence ATGAAATATGAAGGCATTGAAGTAGAGGTTGTAAGAAAACCTGTGAAAAACATCCGTCTTTCGGTTCTTTCCAGCTGTTTGATTCGTGTCGTTGCACCTGAAGGTTATGATGTAAATCCTTTGCTTGAAGAAAAAAAAGACTGGATTTTAAAGCATATTGAGAAGAGAAGTGATATTTTTAACAAGTATAGTGAAAACTCATATAAAATGCTTTATTGCGGACAGTATTTCAAACTGAAATCAGAGGATTCTTTAAACAGGTGTTTTTTTGATTATGAGGTAATGACTGTTTCATACACGTCTGTAAGCTCTTTCAGGACTTTTTTGCAAAAAAAACTAAAGGATGATCTGGAAAACAGATTGTCTGTTATTTCAAAAGAGATGGGATTGTCACATGGTAAATTTTCGATTAGGAAACAGAAAACCAGGTGGGCATCATGCTCGTCACAAAAAACACTTAACTTTAATCTAAGACTGGCCGCCCTTCCTCCACATCTTCGTGATTATATTATCATACATGAACTATCCCATATCGAAGAGCACAATCATTCCAAAAACTTCTGGAGGATTGTTGAACGATTCTGTCCCAAATATCGTGAGTGTAAAAAAGAGCTTTCGGAATACTGGATAATGATTGAGACTAATCAAATCTGGAAGGCAGTTCTTGAGTGA
- a CDS encoding PAS domain-containing protein, with protein MNKRDLYECTCSPSVDEGIKQAVSDLCFMLNNPGKEIPSAEYIFDSGSKKSDESGRNNISADDMPAEYCPYGDCDVISRSMSCLFSVSSEMVFAVSYPDGKIFYANPVAIKNIEKKNSDVFKNKISDIFSIKGPDGIVLMGDDTKLNVFLEVEGCYELIELTANGVKFGDCSFILVYGRNISAAEKMRRLIHESEVQYRSTINSIPDGVVVVNKEMEIVIYNQFFADIVSEIYFDDEITGKKLGDVAPFLPGRLGLEYRYVFTSGESLDTTIKHRINGKLTYYEVIKTPIFDNGEVIQVVTIFRDRTKNFHLEELKKEAFFQIEKNMEQFAILNDHVRNPLQAIIGLADLHGGDLGNKIISQAHEIDEIVTKLDAGWIESDKVREMLSRHYGITVKRRPHVQSPIGMMKTHEIS; from the coding sequence TTGAATAAACGGGATCTTTATGAATGTACTTGTTCGCCTTCAGTTGATGAAGGAATTAAACAGGCAGTTTCAGATCTTTGTTTTATGCTTAATAATCCTGGCAAAGAAATTCCTTCTGCTGAATATATCTTTGATTCAGGCTCAAAAAAATCAGATGAATCAGGTCGAAATAATATTTCAGCTGATGATATGCCGGCAGAATATTGTCCCTATGGTGACTGCGATGTAATTTCAAGGAGTATGAGCTGTCTTTTTTCTGTATCATCTGAGATGGTATTTGCAGTATCATATCCTGATGGAAAAATATTTTATGCAAATCCTGTTGCAATCAAAAATATTGAAAAGAAAAATTCTGATGTCTTTAAAAATAAAATATCTGATATTTTTTCAATAAAAGGTCCTGACGGAATAGTTTTGATGGGTGATGATACAAAACTGAATGTTTTTTTAGAGGTTGAAGGATGCTATGAACTAATTGAGCTTACCGCAAATGGAGTTAAATTTGGAGATTGTTCGTTTATTTTGGTTTATGGCAGAAATATATCGGCTGCAGAAAAGATGAGGCGTCTTATACATGAATCTGAAGTACAATACAGAAGCACAATAAATTCAATTCCTGATGGTGTTGTTGTTGTAAATAAAGAGATGGAGATTGTAATTTACAATCAATTCTTTGCAGACATCGTCTCTGAAATTTATTTTGATGATGAAATTACCGGGAAAAAACTTGGTGATGTAGCACCCTTCCTTCCTGGCAGACTCGGGCTTGAATACAGATATGTTTTCACATCCGGAGAATCTCTTGATACAACAATAAAGCACCGGATTAATGGTAAACTCACTTATTATGAAGTAATTAAAACTCCTATTTTTGACAATGGGGAGGTTATTCAGGTAGTTACAATTTTCCGGGACAGGACAAAGAATTTCCACCTTGAAGAGCTTAAAAAAGAGGCATTTTTCCAGATAGAAAAGAATATGGAGCAGTTTGCGATTTTAAACGATCATGTAAGAAATCCTCTTCAGGCGATAATTGGTCTTGCAGATTTACATGGTGGGGATCTGGGAAACAAAATAATATCTCAGGCACATGAAATAGATGAAATAGTAACAAAGCTTGATGCCGGGTGGATAGAATCTGACAAGGTAAGGGAGATGCTTTCCAGGCACTATGGAATAACAGTTAAGAGAAGGCCTCATGTCCAAAGTCCAATTGGGATGATGAAAACCCATGAAATTTCCTGA
- the ribB gene encoding 3,4-dihydroxy-2-butanone-4-phosphate synthase, whose product MIEKAIEALKNGEFVLIYDFADREGETDFAIRSDLITPAHIREMRKDAGGLICTSIHAKAAEKMGLPFASDALKMTNVAEKEGDIPYDKSNHSSFSLWVNHRDTFTGVTDIDRALTANKLSEHVKHAMNGGALDFSSEFRTPGHMATLRANEQLLDKRRGQTELSIALAEIGGINPCITICEMLDDNTGRALTKADAMKYAEKKGLVFIGGAEIVEYWENNKVY is encoded by the coding sequence ATGATAGAAAAAGCAATAGAGGCATTGAAAAACGGTGAATTTGTTCTGATATATGATTTTGCAGACAGAGAGGGTGAAACAGATTTTGCAATCCGCTCTGATTTAATAACTCCTGCACACATAAGAGAGATGAGAAAGGATGCAGGCGGGCTTATCTGTACTTCCATACATGCAAAGGCGGCTGAAAAAATGGGTCTTCCTTTTGCAAGCGATGCTCTAAAGATGACAAATGTCGCAGAAAAAGAGGGTGATATTCCATATGATAAGTCAAATCACTCTTCGTTTTCTCTTTGGGTAAATCATCGTGACACATTTACCGGAGTCACTGATATTGACAGGGCACTAACGGCTAACAAACTTTCTGAGCATGTTAAGCATGCAATGAATGGAGGAGCACTTGATTTTTCATCAGAGTTCAGAACTCCCGGACATATGGCAACACTCCGTGCCAATGAACAGCTTCTGGACAAAAGGCGTGGTCAGACCGAACTTTCAATTGCACTTGCAGAAATCGGGGGAATAAATCCCTGCATTACTATATGTGAGATGCTTGATGACAATACAGGAAGAGCACTTACCAAGGCTGATGCTATGAAATATGCAGAGAAAAAGGGTCTTGTATTCATAGGCGGAGCCGAGATTGTGGAATACTGGGAAAATAACAAGGTTTACTAA